The following are encoded together in the Variovorax sp. PBS-H4 genome:
- a CDS encoding UxaA family hydrolase, with amino-acid sequence MNLFIRLHPADDVVIARGQLVGGTAIEGVTARGLIPPGHKVAVRAIAQGEPVRRYNQIIGFASRPIAPGEHVHTHNLDMGPDKGHFERDYAFGADVKPAPARHEASFLGIRRADGRVATRNYIGVLTSVNCSATAARAIAEHFSRQTNPSALAPYPNVDGVVALTHGTGCGMDTGGMGMQLLERTLTGYATHANFAAVLVVGLGCEANQINAWLATGNLQEGENLRVFNIQDTGGTRKTVDKGVALINEMLPRANAVKREPCSAEHIVIGLQCGGSDGYSGISANPALGAAVDLLVAHGGTAILSETPEIYGAEHLLTRRAVRREVGEKLVERIRWWEHYTAINEGEMNNNPSPGNKAGGLTTILEKSLGAVAKGGTSNLEAVYEYAEPVRAHGFVYMDTPGYDPVSATGQVAGGANMICFTTGRGSAYGCAPSPSLKLATNSALWQRQEEDMDINCGEIVEGSVSIQEMGQRIFELVLATASGAPSKSEKHGYGQNEFVPWQVGAVM; translated from the coding sequence ATGAATCTCTTTATCCGACTCCACCCGGCGGACGACGTCGTGATCGCCCGCGGCCAACTGGTCGGCGGCACAGCCATCGAAGGCGTGACCGCCCGCGGCCTGATTCCACCCGGCCACAAGGTTGCCGTGCGCGCCATCGCCCAAGGCGAGCCGGTGCGCCGTTACAACCAGATCATCGGCTTCGCGAGCCGTCCGATTGCGCCCGGCGAGCACGTGCACACGCACAACCTCGACATGGGCCCCGACAAGGGCCACTTCGAGCGCGACTACGCCTTCGGTGCCGACGTCAAGCCCGCGCCAGCGCGGCACGAGGCGAGCTTCCTCGGCATCCGGCGCGCGGACGGGCGCGTGGCCACGCGCAACTACATCGGCGTGCTGACCAGCGTCAACTGCTCGGCCACGGCAGCACGCGCCATTGCCGAGCACTTCTCGCGCCAGACCAATCCCTCGGCGCTCGCGCCGTACCCCAACGTCGATGGGGTCGTCGCGCTCACGCACGGCACGGGCTGCGGCATGGACACCGGCGGCATGGGCATGCAATTGCTCGAACGCACGCTGACCGGCTATGCAACGCACGCCAACTTCGCGGCCGTGCTGGTGGTGGGCCTGGGCTGCGAGGCGAACCAGATCAACGCCTGGCTGGCCACCGGCAATTTGCAAGAGGGCGAGAACCTGCGCGTCTTCAACATCCAGGACACGGGCGGCACGCGCAAGACGGTGGACAAGGGCGTGGCGCTGATCAACGAGATGCTGCCGCGGGCCAATGCGGTGAAGCGCGAGCCCTGCAGCGCCGAGCACATCGTCATCGGCCTGCAGTGCGGCGGCTCGGACGGCTATTCCGGCATCAGCGCCAACCCGGCGCTCGGCGCGGCAGTGGACTTGCTGGTGGCGCACGGCGGCACTGCCATCCTCTCGGAAACGCCGGAGATCTACGGCGCCGAGCACCTGCTCACGCGCCGTGCGGTCCGGCGCGAAGTGGGCGAGAAGCTGGTCGAGCGCATCCGCTGGTGGGAGCACTACACCGCCATCAACGAAGGCGAGATGAACAACAATCCATCCCCCGGCAACAAGGCCGGCGGGCTCACCACCATCCTGGAGAAGAGCCTGGGCGCGGTGGCGAAGGGCGGCACGAGCAACCTCGAGGCGGTCTACGAATACGCCGAGCCGGTGCGCGCGCATGGCTTCGTCTACATGGACACGCCGGGCTACGACCCGGTGAGCGCGACCGGCCAGGTGGCGGGCGGCGCCAACATGATCTGCTTTACCACGGGCCGCGGCTCGGCCTACGGCTGCGCGCCCTCCCCTTCGCTCAAGCTCGCCACCAACTCCGCGCTGTGGCAGCGGCAGGAGGAGGACATGGACATCAACTGCGGCGAGATCGTCGAGGGCAGCGTGTCGATCCAGGAGATGGGCCAGCGCATCTTCGAGCTGGTGCTGGCGACGGCCTCGGGCGCGCCGAGCAAGAGCGAGAAGCACGGCTACGGGCAGAACGAGTTCGTGCCGTGGCAGGTCGGGGCGGTGATGTAA
- a CDS encoding TRAP transporter large permease, whose protein sequence is MLKIFFLLFMAGGVPVAIAMAGASLVYILLSGSLPPFVVIHRMVSGIDSFPLLAVPFFILAGNLMNNAGITTRIYNFALALVGWLKGGLGHVNVLGSVIFAGMSGTAIADAAGLGTIEIKAMKEHGYATEFAVGVTAASATLGPIIPPSLPFVIYGMMANVSVGALFLAGILPGALLALLMMFTVGWYAHRNNWGGDVKFSSTRLFKALCELAVVIGWPVLLWVAVTKLGAPAQITVFAGLAMLFVLDRIFAFEALLPIMTPVLLIGGMSTGLFTPTEGAIAACVWAMILGFGWYRTLSWKMFVKVCLDTIETTSTVLFIVAAASIFGWMLTATGITTDIANWVLGFTKEAWVFLLLANLLMLFVGCFLEPTAAITILVPILLPIATQLGVDPIHFGLVMVLNLMIGLLHPPMGMVLFVLARVAGLSFERTTMAILPWLVPLLLSLAIITYMPKLVLWLPKMFF, encoded by the coding sequence ATGCTCAAGATCTTCTTCCTGCTCTTCATGGCCGGGGGCGTCCCCGTTGCCATTGCCATGGCCGGCGCCTCGCTGGTCTACATCCTGCTGTCGGGGAGCCTCCCGCCCTTCGTCGTCATCCACCGCATGGTCAGCGGCATCGACAGCTTTCCACTGCTGGCCGTGCCCTTCTTCATCCTGGCCGGCAACCTGATGAACAACGCCGGCATCACCACCCGCATCTACAACTTCGCGCTCGCGCTGGTGGGCTGGCTCAAGGGCGGCCTGGGGCATGTGAACGTGCTGGGCTCGGTGATCTTTGCCGGCATGAGCGGCACCGCCATTGCCGATGCCGCCGGACTCGGGACCATCGAGATCAAGGCCATGAAGGAGCACGGCTACGCAACGGAATTCGCGGTCGGCGTCACCGCGGCCTCGGCCACGCTGGGGCCGATCATCCCGCCGAGCCTGCCCTTCGTGATCTACGGGATGATGGCCAACGTCTCGGTCGGCGCGCTGTTCCTGGCGGGCATCCTGCCCGGTGCCTTGTTGGCGCTGCTGATGATGTTCACCGTCGGGTGGTACGCGCACCGCAACAACTGGGGCGGCGACGTCAAGTTCTCGAGCACGCGCCTCTTCAAGGCGCTGTGCGAGCTGGCGGTGGTGATCGGCTGGCCGGTGCTGCTGTGGGTCGCCGTGACGAAGCTGGGCGCGCCGGCGCAGATCACGGTCTTCGCCGGCCTGGCCATGCTCTTCGTGCTCGACCGGATCTTCGCCTTCGAGGCGCTGCTGCCCATCATGACGCCGGTGCTGCTGATCGGCGGCATGAGCACGGGCCTTTTCACGCCCACCGAGGGCGCGATCGCCGCCTGCGTGTGGGCCATGATCCTCGGCTTCGGGTGGTACCGCACGCTGTCGTGGAAGATGTTCGTCAAGGTGTGCCTCGACACGATCGAGACCACCTCCACCGTGCTCTTCATCGTCGCCGCCGCTTCCATCTTCGGCTGGATGCTGACGGCCACCGGCATCACCACCGACATCGCCAACTGGGTGCTGGGCTTCACCAAGGAGGCCTGGGTGTTCCTGCTGCTGGCCAACCTGCTGATGCTGTTCGTCGGCTGCTTCCTGGAGCCGACCGCGGCCATCACGATCCTGGTCCCCATCCTGCTGCCCATCGCGACCCAACTGGGCGTGGACCCGATCCACTTTGGCCTGGTGATGGTGCTCAACCTGATGATCGGGCTGCTGCACCCGCCGATGGGCATGGTGCTCTTCGTGCTGGCGCGGGTGGCGGGCTTGAGCTTCGAGCGCACCACCATGGCGATCCTGCCGTGGCTGGTGCCGCTGCTGCTGAGCCTGGCCATCATCACCTACATGCCCAAGTTGGTACTGTGGCTGCCGAAAATGTTCTTCTGA
- a CDS encoding TRAP transporter small permease encodes MTEQKIIDDEGHFHAEDEVVDLSGTIAEGWAALAIFWLLGLTVFYQFITRYVMNDSAAWTEEVARYMLIGVVFIGAAIGVSKNNQIQVDFFYRYLPGAIGRWLSRGVDVLRVAFFVAAVVMTMQMMLKIGNQTRMTIVDLPMNLVYGLCLLGFAAMAWRSLQVARAHWRRGYSVLERPESTLADS; translated from the coding sequence ATGACCGAACAAAAAATCATCGACGACGAAGGCCACTTCCATGCGGAGGACGAGGTGGTCGACCTCTCGGGCACCATTGCCGAGGGCTGGGCCGCCCTGGCCATCTTCTGGCTGCTCGGGCTCACCGTCTTCTACCAGTTCATCACCCGCTACGTGATGAACGATTCCGCCGCGTGGACCGAGGAGGTGGCGCGCTACATGCTCATCGGCGTCGTGTTCATCGGCGCGGCCATCGGCGTCTCGAAGAACAACCAGATCCAGGTCGACTTCTTCTACCGCTACCTGCCCGGTGCGATCGGCCGCTGGCTGTCACGCGGGGTCGACGTGCTGCGCGTGGCCTTCTTCGTGGCGGCGGTCGTGATGACCATGCAGATGATGCTGAAGATCGGCAACCAGACCCGCATGACCATCGTCGACCTGCCGATGAACCTGGTGTACGGCCTGTGCCTGCTCGGCTTCGCGGCCATGGCCTGGCGCTCGCTGCAGGTGGCGCGGGCGCATTGGCGTCGTGGCTACAGCGTGCTCGAACGCCCCGAGTCGACGCTGGCCGATTCGTGA
- a CDS encoding sialic acid TRAP transporter substrate-binding protein SiaP: MTLAKRVALKTIAACLLAAGAFGVVQAQTKLKWAHVYETSEPFHKYSVWAGDEIKKRTNGKYEVQVFPASSLGKEADINQGLTLGTVDIILSGASFAGRTYQPLAVSYFPFIFRDAEHQLKYAKSDVFQELAKGYDDKSGNHITALTYYGARHVTSSAARPVAKPEDMKGLKIRVPDAPAYLAFPKALGANPTPIAFAEVYLALQNGTVDAQENPLPTIEAKKFFEVQKNISLTGHIVDSLLTIVSGQLWGKLSADEKKIFTEVMQEAAEKTGREIIASETRLVEEFKKKGNNVITVDKNAFREAVLKNTKPTDHGYRQQDYDRITAIK, from the coding sequence ATGACCCTTGCCAAACGTGTCGCACTCAAGACGATCGCTGCCTGCCTTCTCGCCGCAGGTGCGTTCGGGGTGGTCCAGGCGCAGACCAAGCTCAAGTGGGCCCACGTCTACGAGACCTCGGAGCCCTTTCACAAGTACTCGGTCTGGGCTGGGGACGAGATCAAGAAGCGCACCAACGGCAAGTACGAAGTGCAGGTGTTCCCGGCGTCCAGCCTGGGCAAGGAGGCCGACATCAACCAGGGCCTGACGCTGGGCACCGTGGACATCATCCTTTCGGGTGCGAGCTTCGCGGGACGCACGTACCAGCCGCTGGCGGTCTCGTACTTTCCATTCATCTTCCGGGACGCCGAACACCAGTTGAAGTACGCCAAGAGCGATGTCTTCCAGGAGCTGGCCAAGGGCTACGACGACAAGAGCGGCAACCACATCACGGCGCTGACCTACTACGGCGCGCGGCACGTCACCTCCAGCGCCGCCAGGCCGGTGGCGAAACCCGAGGACATGAAGGGCCTGAAGATCCGCGTGCCGGATGCGCCGGCGTACCTGGCCTTCCCGAAGGCGTTGGGCGCCAACCCGACACCGATCGCCTTCGCGGAGGTGTACCTCGCGCTGCAGAACGGCACGGTCGATGCGCAAGAGAACCCGCTGCCGACCATCGAGGCGAAGAAGTTCTTCGAGGTGCAGAAGAACATCTCGCTGACCGGGCACATCGTCGATTCGCTGCTGACCATCGTGTCGGGGCAGCTGTGGGGCAAGCTCTCCGCGGATGAAAAGAAGATCTTCACCGAGGTGATGCAGGAGGCCGCGGAGAAGACCGGGCGCGAAATCATCGCTTCGGAAACGCGCCTCGTGGAGGAGTTCAAGAAGAAGGGGAACAACGTGATCACCGTCGACAAGAACGCGTTCCGCGAGGCCGTGCTGAAGAACACCAAGCCGACGGACCACGGGTACCGGCAGCAGGACTACGACCGGATCACGGCGATCAAGTGA
- a CDS encoding FadR/GntR family transcriptional regulator, with protein sequence MPLQTLEPRRLYRQIADQLSALIAKGEFAAGARLPAERDLAKQLGVSRPSVREALIALEVEGWVEVRTGSGVYVLDRPQPAPPPETSTEWGPLELIRARRVVEGETAAIAATTARRKDIDAMTRAIELMRGLADRNVMPLEGDRAFHLAIVECCGNVVLSETVQGFWDSRRGPIFTRLGGYFESVKSWRSAIAEHEAIRDAIAERDAEGARRAMHAHMDKSHQRFSASWRRANLFFQPQMETRK encoded by the coding sequence GTGCCGCTGCAGACCCTCGAGCCCAGACGCCTCTACCGCCAGATCGCCGACCAGCTCAGTGCGCTGATCGCGAAGGGCGAGTTCGCCGCGGGTGCGCGCCTGCCGGCCGAGCGCGACCTGGCCAAGCAGTTGGGCGTGAGCCGGCCCTCGGTGCGCGAGGCGCTCATCGCGCTGGAGGTCGAGGGCTGGGTCGAGGTGCGCACCGGCTCCGGCGTCTACGTGCTCGACCGCCCGCAGCCCGCGCCCCCGCCGGAGACCAGCACCGAATGGGGCCCGCTCGAACTGATTCGCGCACGCCGCGTGGTCGAGGGCGAAACCGCGGCCATTGCGGCGACCACGGCCAGGCGCAAGGACATCGATGCGATGACCCGCGCCATCGAGCTCATGCGCGGGTTGGCCGACCGCAACGTGATGCCGCTGGAGGGCGACCGCGCCTTCCACCTGGCGATCGTCGAATGCTGCGGCAACGTGGTGCTGTCGGAGACGGTCCAGGGCTTCTGGGATTCGCGCCGCGGGCCGATCTTCACGCGCCTGGGGGGCTACTTCGAGAGTGTCAAGTCCTGGCGCTCGGCCATCGCAGAGCACGAGGCGATCCGCGATGCCATCGCCGAGCGGGACGCCGAAGGCGCGCGCCGTGCGATGCACGCCCACATGGACAAGTCGCACCAGCGCTTCAGCGCCAGCTGGCGCCGTGCCAACCTCTTCTTTCAACCACAGATGGAGACAAGAAAATGA
- a CDS encoding SDR family oxidoreductase, whose product MRLKGKTALVTAAGQGIGHASALALAAEGAQVWATDINEALLARFAGVANVTAAKLDVLDKTAIDAFTKTLPAFDILFNCAGVVHNGAALQATDEDLDFAFRLNVRAQLWTIQAVLPGMLAAGRGSIINMASVCSSIKGLPNRCVYGTTKAAVLGLTKSVAADYVGQGIRCNAVCPGTVDTPSLADRINANADPVEARKAFIARQPMGRLAQAEEIAPLVVFLASDESQFVTGQAYAADGGITI is encoded by the coding sequence ATGAGACTCAAGGGCAAGACCGCGCTGGTCACCGCGGCCGGGCAGGGTATCGGCCACGCGAGCGCACTCGCATTGGCTGCCGAGGGCGCGCAGGTCTGGGCGACCGACATCAACGAGGCCCTGCTGGCGCGCTTCGCGGGTGTCGCCAACGTCACCGCGGCGAAGCTCGACGTGCTCGACAAAACCGCCATCGACGCTTTCACGAAGACGCTGCCGGCGTTCGACATCCTCTTCAACTGCGCCGGCGTGGTCCACAACGGCGCCGCGCTGCAGGCCACCGACGAGGACCTGGACTTTGCCTTCCGCCTCAACGTGCGGGCCCAGCTGTGGACCATCCAGGCGGTGCTGCCGGGCATGCTGGCCGCGGGGCGCGGCAGCATCATCAACATGGCGAGCGTGTGCTCCAGCATCAAGGGCCTGCCCAACCGCTGCGTCTATGGCACCACCAAGGCCGCAGTGCTCGGGCTCACCAAGAGCGTCGCGGCCGACTACGTGGGCCAGGGCATCCGCTGCAATGCCGTGTGCCCGGGTACGGTAGACACACCCTCGCTGGCCGACCGCATCAACGCCAATGCCGATCCGGTGGAGGCGCGCAAGGCCTTCATCGCGCGCCAGCCCATGGGCCGGCTCGCGCAGGCCGAGGAGATCGCGCCGCTGGTCGTCTTCCTCGCCAGCGACGAGTCGCAGTTCGTCACCGGCCAGGCCTATGCGGCCGACGGCGGCATCACCATATGA
- a CDS encoding SDR family NAD(P)-dependent oxidoreductase — translation MNQLDFRDRHAVVTGGATGLGRGIAQRLIASGGTVTLWDRDAEAAEKAAWALGPGASALKVDVARQSAVAGAVAATLAQAGRIDALVNSAGVTGPNVKLWDYPVDAWREVMEVNLDGVFLCCREVVPQMRKQGYGRIVNIASVAGKDGNPNASAYSASKAAVIALTKSLGKELADAGVRVNCVTPAAVKTAIFEQMTPEHIAFMLSKIPMGRFGTVEEVAAMVAWLCTEDCSFSTGAVFDLSGGRSTY, via the coding sequence ATGAACCAGCTCGACTTTCGCGACCGGCATGCGGTCGTGACCGGCGGCGCCACCGGGCTGGGGCGCGGCATCGCGCAGCGGCTCATCGCCTCGGGCGGCACCGTCACGCTGTGGGACCGCGATGCCGAGGCCGCGGAGAAGGCGGCCTGGGCACTGGGGCCTGGGGCTTCCGCGCTGAAGGTCGATGTCGCCCGGCAGTCCGCGGTCGCCGGGGCGGTCGCGGCCACGCTGGCGCAGGCGGGGCGTATCGACGCGCTGGTCAACAGCGCCGGCGTCACCGGGCCCAACGTCAAGCTGTGGGACTACCCGGTCGACGCCTGGCGCGAAGTGATGGAGGTCAACCTCGACGGCGTCTTTCTCTGCTGCCGCGAGGTCGTGCCGCAGATGCGCAAGCAGGGCTACGGGCGCATCGTCAATATCGCCTCGGTCGCGGGCAAGGACGGCAACCCCAATGCCAGCGCCTACAGCGCGAGCAAGGCGGCCGTGATCGCGCTCACCAAGTCGCTCGGCAAGGAGCTGGCCGACGCGGGCGTGCGCGTCAACTGCGTGACGCCCGCCGCGGTCAAGACGGCGATCTTCGAGCAGATGACGCCGGAGCACATCGCCTTCATGCTCTCGAAGATTCCGATGGGCCGCTTCGGCACGGTGGAGGAGGTTGCCGCCATGGTGGCCTGGCTTTGCACCGAAGATTGCTCTTTTTCCACGGGCGCCGTGTTCGACCTGTCCGGCGGCCGCTCGACTTACTAG
- a CDS encoding fumarylacetoacetate hydrolase family protein: protein MKLVRYGNPGKEKPGLVDDNGQLRDLSAVVADIGPGQLGDAALAKLRKLKLDKLPLVRGKPRYGCPVANVGKFIAIGLNYADHAAESGLPIPAEPVVFMKANSCVQGPNDPVMLPKNSVKTDWEVELGVVIGATARYVSQKSALDCVAGYCVINDVSEREYQIERGGTWDKGKGCDTFGPIGPWLVTRDEVPNPQRLAMWLDLNGKRMQTGNTKTMIFNVARIVSYVSQFMTLVPGDVITTGTPPGVGLGMKPPLYLKKGDVMTLGIEGLGEQRQEVVAFKA, encoded by the coding sequence ATGAAACTCGTTCGTTATGGCAATCCGGGGAAGGAGAAGCCCGGCCTCGTCGACGACAACGGCCAGTTGCGTGATCTCAGCGCGGTGGTCGCCGACATCGGTCCCGGGCAGCTCGGCGATGCCGCGCTGGCCAAGCTGCGCAAGCTCAAGCTCGACAAGCTGCCGCTGGTCAGGGGCAAGCCGCGCTATGGCTGCCCGGTAGCCAATGTCGGCAAGTTCATCGCCATCGGCCTCAACTACGCCGACCACGCGGCCGAATCGGGCCTGCCGATCCCGGCCGAGCCCGTGGTCTTCATGAAGGCCAACAGCTGCGTCCAGGGGCCGAACGATCCCGTCATGCTGCCCAAGAATTCGGTCAAGACCGATTGGGAGGTGGAGCTGGGCGTGGTGATCGGCGCGACCGCGCGCTATGTCTCGCAGAAGAGCGCGCTCGACTGCGTGGCCGGCTACTGCGTGATCAACGACGTGAGCGAGCGCGAGTACCAGATCGAGCGCGGCGGTACCTGGGACAAGGGCAAGGGCTGCGACACCTTCGGCCCCATCGGCCCCTGGTTGGTGACGCGCGACGAGGTGCCCAACCCGCAGCGGCTCGCGATGTGGCTGGATCTCAACGGCAAGCGCATGCAGACCGGCAACACGAAGACGATGATCTTCAACGTCGCCAGGATCGTGAGCTATGTGAGCCAGTTCATGACGCTGGTGCCCGGCGACGTGATCACCACCGGCACCCCGCCCGGCGTGGGACTGGGCATGAAGCCGCCGCTCTATCTGAAGAAGGGCGACGTCATGACGCTGGGGATCGAAGGGCTTGGCGAGCAACGCCAGGAAGTGGTTGCGTTCAAGGCTTGA
- a CDS encoding CoA-acylating methylmalonate-semialdehyde dehydrogenase: protein MTKQPSTPTPIAHFIGGQRAGGASERAQDVFNPATGAVTGRVSLAARADVDGAVATARAAFPAWADTPPIRRARVMFKFLELLNKNRDELARLITAEHGKVFTDAQGEVARGIDIVEFACGIPQLLKGDYTDQVSTGIDNWTMRQPLGVVAGITPFNFPVMVPMWMFPVAIAAGNSFILKPSPIDPSPSLRIAELLKEAGLPDGVFNVVQGDKEAVDALLEHPDVKAVSFVGSTPIANYIYETGARLGKRVQALGGAKNHMVVMPDADLEQAVDALIGAGYGSAGERCMAISVAVLVGDVADKLVPMLAERARTLKVLDGMNLEAEMGPIVSRAAHERITGYIALGEQEGAKLVFDGRKFDGGQAGKGSGTDTSGGFWMGGTLFDHVTPEMRIYKEEIFGPVLSCVRVHDLKEAVELVNAHEFGNGVACFTRDGNVAREFSRRIEVGMVGINVPIPVPMAWHGFGGWKRSLFGDMHAYGEEGVRFYTRQKSIMQRWPESTPKGAEFVMPTAK from the coding sequence ATGACCAAGCAGCCTTCCACCCCCACGCCCATCGCGCACTTCATCGGCGGCCAGCGCGCCGGCGGCGCCTCCGAGCGCGCGCAGGACGTCTTCAACCCCGCCACGGGCGCCGTCACCGGCCGCGTGTCGCTCGCCGCGCGCGCCGACGTGGATGGAGCCGTCGCCACTGCCCGCGCGGCGTTCCCGGCATGGGCCGACACGCCGCCGATCCGGCGCGCACGGGTGATGTTCAAGTTCCTGGAGCTGCTCAACAAGAACCGGGACGAGCTGGCCCGCCTGATCACCGCGGAGCACGGCAAGGTCTTCACCGATGCGCAAGGCGAGGTCGCGCGCGGGATCGACATCGTCGAATTCGCCTGCGGCATTCCGCAGCTGCTGAAAGGCGACTACACCGACCAGGTTTCCACCGGCATCGACAACTGGACGATGCGTCAGCCCCTGGGCGTGGTGGCAGGCATCACGCCCTTCAACTTTCCGGTGATGGTGCCGATGTGGATGTTCCCGGTTGCCATCGCAGCCGGCAACAGCTTCATCCTCAAGCCCAGCCCGATCGATCCCAGCCCTTCGCTGCGCATTGCCGAGCTGCTGAAGGAGGCAGGCCTGCCCGACGGCGTGTTCAACGTGGTGCAGGGCGACAAGGAAGCTGTCGATGCGCTGCTGGAGCACCCCGACGTCAAGGCCGTGAGCTTCGTCGGCTCCACCCCGATCGCCAACTACATCTACGAGACCGGCGCGCGGCTCGGCAAGCGCGTGCAGGCACTGGGCGGCGCCAAGAACCACATGGTGGTCATGCCCGATGCCGACCTGGAGCAGGCGGTGGACGCGCTGATCGGCGCCGGCTACGGCTCGGCCGGCGAACGCTGCATGGCCATCAGCGTCGCCGTGCTGGTGGGCGACGTGGCCGACAAGCTGGTGCCGATGCTGGCCGAACGCGCCCGGACCTTGAAGGTACTCGACGGCATGAACCTCGAGGCCGAGATGGGTCCGATCGTCAGCCGCGCCGCGCACGAGCGCATCACCGGCTACATCGCGCTGGGGGAGCAGGAAGGCGCGAAGCTGGTCTTCGACGGCCGCAAGTTCGACGGCGGGCAAGCGGGCAAAGGCAGCGGGACCGACACGTCCGGTGGCTTCTGGATGGGCGGCACGCTCTTCGACCATGTCACGCCCGAAATGCGCATCTACAAGGAAGAGATCTTCGGCCCGGTGCTCTCTTGCGTGCGCGTGCACGACCTCAAGGAGGCCGTGGAGCTCGTCAACGCCCACGAGTTCGGCAACGGCGTGGCCTGCTTCACTCGCGACGGCAACGTGGCGCGCGAGTTCTCGCGGCGCATCGAAGTGGGCATGGTGGGCATCAACGTGCCGATCCCCGTGCCCATGGCCTGGCACGGCTTCGGCGGCTGGAAGCGCTCGCTGTTCGGCGACATGCACGCCTACGGCGAAGAAGGCGTGCGCTTCTACACGCGCCAGAAGTCGATCATGCAGCGCTGGCCGGAGAGCACGCCGAAGGGGGCCGAGTTCGTGATGCCGACCGCCAAGTAG
- a CDS encoding LysR family transcriptional regulator, whose translation MNDKNIELLWTHLHWLTVLEQQGSFTAAAARLGVSKAAMSQRIAELERAAGVPLVRRTTRSVRLTDAGQRLVDDTRAPFEQIAHSFAGVRDLAGVPRGLLRVTAPVAFARQQLVPRVADFLRANPEVRLALDLSDRLSALAVEGFDLAIRHAASVPDTHVCWRLCATRSVLVASRAYLRRRPAPQTPQELSKHDCLHYPRAQDQPAWTLESSNGRRSVERVTIPVAGPFAANNSEALRDAALAGLGIALVPDFSAQAALQAGKLVQVLPQWTPVGAFAEQLFAVRPYASHVPRAVTVFVAWLRDSLKDGFAA comes from the coding sequence ATGAATGACAAAAATATAGAACTGCTCTGGACCCATCTCCATTGGCTGACCGTGCTGGAGCAGCAGGGCAGCTTCACGGCTGCCGCGGCCCGCCTTGGCGTGAGCAAGGCGGCGATGAGCCAGCGCATCGCCGAGCTGGAGCGCGCCGCCGGCGTGCCCTTGGTGCGCCGCACAACCCGCAGCGTGCGCCTCACCGACGCCGGCCAGCGGCTGGTGGACGACACGCGCGCGCCCTTCGAGCAGATCGCCCATAGCTTTGCCGGCGTGCGCGACCTGGCGGGCGTGCCCCGCGGCCTCTTGCGGGTCACCGCTCCGGTGGCGTTCGCGCGCCAGCAACTGGTGCCGCGGGTGGCTGATTTCCTGCGTGCCAACCCCGAGGTGCGGCTGGCGCTGGACCTGTCGGACCGGCTCAGCGCGCTGGCGGTCGAAGGATTCGACCTCGCGATCCGGCATGCGGCTTCGGTGCCGGATACGCACGTCTGCTGGCGGCTGTGCGCCACGCGCTCGGTGCTGGTCGCGAGCCGGGCCTACCTGCGCCGCCGCCCTGCGCCGCAGACGCCACAGGAACTGTCGAAGCACGACTGCCTGCATTACCCGCGCGCGCAGGACCAGCCGGCGTGGACGCTGGAGTCGTCGAACGGGCGGCGCTCGGTCGAACGCGTCACGATTCCGGTCGCCGGGCCCTTTGCTGCCAACAACAGCGAGGCCCTGCGCGATGCGGCGCTGGCCGGCCTGGGCATCGCGCTGGTTCCGGACTTCAGCGCCCAGGCCGCGCTGCAGGCCGGCAAGCTGGTGCAGGTGCTGCCGCAGTGGACGCCGGTCGGCGCCTTTGCGGAGCAGCTCTTTGCCGTGCGCCCCTACGCCAGCCATGTGCCGCGCGCCGTGACGGTGTTCGTGGCATGGCTGAGGGACTCGTTGAAGGATGGGTTTGCGGCCTGA